Proteins encoded within one genomic window of Flavobacterium oreochromis:
- a CDS encoding RHS repeat domain-containing protein has product MNYYPFGSLVPNRHGSSKPNGYRYGFNGKEDDQIKGEGNSYDFGARMYDPRVGRWFKQDPLFMKYAYDSPYSFAGNSPISIIDPDGKRKRKVTITANENGEIIKTDAKLVDYSLKRKVRYETDPLSGDAVKVYDYYDTVDVEYIVKDKNNKVLTRKIVKNDSETLSHSGVSPITPEAWLILNDRIDDIPQEKNDPLKGNEKGHFKGGITLVVDDAGNILNVRGLERINSVSNTTQIDISELYMIASGQVGAPSISHLDNINKLADGVKVMEQVENAAKSTVKQVDELNKKESNPKSKDSVYMVKTGPGEYTRNDVLERQKNKKKTNK; this is encoded by the coding sequence ATAAATTATTATCCTTTTGGTTCGCTCGTGCCTAACCGCCATGGTAGCTCAAAACCAAATGGTTATCGTTATGGGTTTAATGGAAAAGAAGACGACCAAATTAAAGGGGAAGGAAATAGTTATGATTTTGGGGCTAGGATGTATGACCCGAGAGTAGGGAGATGGTTTAAGCAAGACCCCTTGTTTATGAAATATGCTTATGATTCCCCATATAGTTTCGCTGGGAATAGTCCGATATCAATCATTGATCCTGATGGAAAAAGAAAGAGAAAAGTAACTATTACAGCAAATGAAAATGGTGAAATTATTAAAACAGATGCAAAATTAGTTGATTATTCATTAAAAAGAAAAGTAAGATACGAAACTGACCCGTTATCTGGTGATGCTGTTAAAGTCTATGATTATTATGATACTGTAGATGTAGAGTACATAGTAAAGGATAAAAACAATAAAGTTTTAACTAGAAAAATCGTAAAAAACGATTCAGAAACACTTTCACATTCTGGAGTGTCTCCTATAACACCAGAAGCTTGGTTGATATTAAATGATAGAATCGATGATATCCCTCAAGAAAAGAATGACCCTTTGAAAGGAAATGAAAAAGGACATTTTAAAGGAGGTATTACACTAGTAGTAGATGATGCTGGGAATATATTAAATGTTAGAGGTTTGGAACGAATTAATTCAGTAAGTAATACCACACAAATTGATATTTCAGAGCTTTATATGATAGCATCTGGACAAGTTGGTGCGCCATCTATATCGCACCTAGATAATATAAACAAACTTGCAGATGGTGTAAAAGTGATGGAACAAGTTGAAAATGCAGCTAAATCAACAGTTAAACAAGTTGATGAATTAAATAAAAAAGAATCTAATCCTAAATCAAAAGATAGTGTCTATATGGTTAAAACTGGACCTGGTGAATATACTAGAAACGATGTGCTTGAAAGACAGAAAAATAAGAAAAAAACTAATAAATAA
- a CDS encoding IS110 family transposase has translation MSKFSNFLGIDVSKEYFDAVVILNGDKNNSIHNQFTNDSKGLKELIAWLKSNQSNAKNTLVCLEHTGLYGKIIIPHLLDKEFSVWVEMSLKIIRSLGVQRGKNYKIDAGRIAYYAMKNQEEAQFYQPPRKVIDKIRKLLTLRDHLVKTKALLVKNTNELKSFEPELAKLNEKYSKTTIQGIEKDLKNIEKELDKVIEDDEKLSNLYEKATSVVGVGKITALLLICFTNEFTMYENPRQLACYCGVVPFEYSSGKSVRAKPKVHYMANKTLKKQLHMCALSCISAKGELKEYFERKVAEGKNKMLVINNIRNKLVHRICACVRDNKLYERKAA, from the coding sequence ATGAGTAAATTTAGTAATTTTCTAGGAATCGACGTGTCAAAAGAATATTTTGATGCAGTAGTGATTTTGAATGGTGATAAAAACAACAGCATTCACAATCAGTTTACTAATGATAGCAAAGGTTTAAAAGAATTGATAGCTTGGTTGAAATCCAATCAATCTAATGCGAAAAACACCTTAGTTTGCCTTGAACATACAGGTTTATATGGCAAAATAATTATCCCCCATTTGCTTGATAAAGAGTTCTCTGTTTGGGTTGAAATGTCTTTAAAAATTATTCGCAGTTTAGGAGTTCAAAGAGGTAAGAATTACAAAATAGATGCTGGAAGAATAGCCTATTATGCGATGAAAAATCAAGAAGAAGCCCAGTTTTATCAACCGCCAAGAAAAGTAATTGATAAAATTAGAAAGTTACTGACTCTTAGAGATCATTTGGTAAAAACCAAAGCCTTGTTAGTTAAAAACACCAATGAACTCAAAAGTTTTGAGCCAGAACTGGCTAAGCTAAATGAAAAATATTCCAAAACAACCATTCAAGGAATAGAGAAAGATTTAAAAAACATTGAAAAAGAATTGGATAAAGTCATCGAAGATGATGAAAAACTTTCTAATTTATATGAAAAAGCAACTTCAGTTGTTGGAGTTGGAAAAATAACCGCTTTGTTGTTGATTTGTTTTACCAATGAGTTCACAATGTATGAAAACCCAAGGCAATTAGCTTGTTATTGCGGTGTGGTACCTTTTGAATACAGCTCTGGAAAAAGTGTAAGAGCAAAACCAAAAGTCCATTATATGGCTAATAAAACACTCAAAAAACAGTTGCATATGTGTGCGCTTTCTTGTATTTCAGCAAAAGGTGAACTCAAAGAGTATTTTGAAAGAAAAGTAGCTGAAGGCAAAAACAAAATGCTAGTAATAAATAATATTAGGAACAAATTAGTACACCGAATTTGCGCCTGTGTAAGAGATAATAAGCTATACGAAAGAAAAGCAGCTTAA
- a CDS encoding IS4 family transposase, which yields MQVSEVLNYIPKEELERLSLKYKVDYQVKKLNGQTMFQLLLFSMLNVKNNSLRVMEEFYHSLAFKSIANNSFDGVKYNSIRDRLVTINPCYFEAIFKSCLKQFQNKYLNKKHNIIAFDSTLVSISSKLFEEGMQINKQGDKRFVKFSMAFSNVPIHSKIFTEQAFVSEDFALKDLINECPLSPENILVFDRGLQARSAFESFNNQNFIFVTRLNNYTRFDIVEEFKIVQNETERLYIERDLKIILFDKRNKKTTSFLRLIIAREKESNEIFYFLSNSNDLTSKEIVDIYKKRWEIEVFFKFIKQNLNFSHLISRNLNGIKVVMYMTLIMAILLTVYKKLNNLKGYKIPKLKFANELEVLIIKDIVEKCGENPNQVEDIFKPK from the coding sequence ATGCAAGTTTCGGAAGTGTTAAATTATATTCCAAAAGAGGAATTAGAAAGATTATCATTAAAGTACAAGGTTGATTACCAAGTTAAAAAGCTCAATGGGCAAACGATGTTTCAACTTTTACTTTTTTCAATGCTAAATGTAAAAAATAATAGCCTGAGGGTTATGGAGGAATTTTATCATTCATTAGCATTTAAAAGTATTGCAAACAATAGTTTTGACGGAGTAAAATACAATTCGATAAGAGACCGATTAGTTACTATAAATCCGTGTTATTTCGAAGCAATTTTCAAAAGTTGCTTGAAACAATTTCAAAATAAATATCTTAATAAAAAGCACAACATCATTGCTTTCGACTCTACTTTAGTCAGTATTTCTTCTAAATTATTTGAAGAAGGAATGCAGATTAACAAACAAGGAGATAAAAGATTTGTGAAATTTAGTATGGCTTTTTCGAATGTTCCTATACACTCAAAGATATTTACAGAACAAGCTTTCGTTTCTGAAGATTTTGCTTTAAAAGATTTGATAAATGAATGTCCTCTAAGTCCAGAAAATATATTGGTCTTTGACCGCGGACTTCAGGCAAGAAGTGCATTTGAAAGTTTTAATAACCAGAATTTTATTTTTGTTACTCGTCTTAATAATTATACTCGATTTGATATAGTTGAGGAATTTAAAATAGTTCAAAACGAAACAGAAAGATTATATATTGAAAGAGATTTGAAGATCATATTGTTTGATAAACGAAATAAAAAAACAACTTCATTTTTAAGGTTAATCATTGCAAGAGAAAAGGAAAGTAATGAAATATTCTATTTTTTAAGTAATAGTAATGACCTGACTTCTAAAGAGATTGTCGATATTTACAAAAAGCGATGGGAGATTGAAGTGTTTTTTAAATTTATAAAACAAAACTTAAACTTTAGTCATTTGATTTCTAGGAATCTAAACGGAATAAAGGTTGTTATGTATATGACTTTGATAATGGCGATCCTTTTGACAGTTTATAAAAAACTAAACAATCTAAAAGGGTACAAAATACCAAAACTAAAATTTGCTAACGAGTTAGAAGTATTAATCATCAAAGATATTGTGGAAAAATGCGGTGAAAACCCAAATCAAGTTGAGGATATTTTCAAACCAAAATAG
- a CDS encoding RHS repeat-associated core domain-containing protein — MFFYWFYQKRHTQSSGNPSKKRINYYPFGSLVPNRHGYSKDYRYGFQGQEKDDQIKGEGNSLNYEFRMHDPRLGRFFAIDPLAPKYPHNSPYAFSENRVIDGVELEGLEWESIKNQDGTTTRQLTVQMHNNSGLSEIQVGKLQETLKENFNKIFTGEGATGNLVIQNVTEAKGDFLVILQDTKSYPVFDKETQEVVGKTYFGGLTAKLGQTQNNSFDLNVTVDGSKRANSAISRTFNHEAGHTAGLEHPWEISNPDIRQGTSAVSDSTVQKNLMNSSENTNVDNRSNSGTKLTSGQFKSMDELIKKRQ; from the coding sequence ATTTTTTTTTACTGGTTTTATCAGAAAAGACATACCCAAAGTAGTGGTAACCCTAGTAAAAAACGCATAAATTATTATCCTTTTGGTTCGCTCGTTCCTAATCGCCACGGATACAGTAAAGACTACCGTTACGGATTCCAAGGACAAGAAAAAGATGACCAAATTAAAGGGGAAGGGAATTCGTTGAATTATGAATTTAGAATGCACGACCCTAGGTTGGGAAGGTTTTTTGCTATTGACCCGCTGGCTCCTAAATACCCACACAATTCTCCGTACGCTTTTAGTGAGAACAGGGTTATTGATGGAGTAGAATTAGAAGGTCTGGAATGGGAAAGCATTAAAAATCAAGATGGAACGACTACAAGACAATTAACTGTTCAGATGCATAATAATTCTGGTTTATCTGAAATACAAGTTGGAAAATTACAAGAAACTTTGAAAGAAAATTTTAATAAAATTTTCACTGGAGAAGGTGCAACAGGTAATTTAGTTATACAAAATGTTACTGAAGCAAAAGGAGATTTTTTAGTTATTCTACAGGATACGAAATCTTACCCAGTTTTTGACAAAGAAACTCAAGAAGTAGTTGGTAAAACTTATTTTGGTGGACTGACAGCAAAACTAGGTCAGACACAAAACAACAGTTTTGATTTAAATGTAACAGTAGATGGTAGTAAAAGAGCTAATTCAGCTATATCTAGAACATTTAATCACGAAGCTGGGCACACAGCTGGTCTCGAACATCCTTGGGAAATAAGCAATCCTGATATAAGACAAGGGACATCAGCAGTAAGCGATTCAACCGTTCAAAAAAACCTTATGAATTCATCAGAGAATACTAATGTAGATAATCGTTCAAATTCAGGAACAAAACTAACCAGTGGTCAGTTTAAAAGTATGGATGAATTAATTAAAAAACGACAATAA
- a CDS encoding IS110 family transposase: MNKFNHFIGIDISKEYFDATLLVESNIQKHNQFANSVKGVKGFLKWLKQENASIENTLICMEHTGMYSKVLSSVLLAKNCNTWIEMSLKIIRSSGLQRGKNDKIDSERIALYAFKNQDEVTLFKAPKKSLEKIRVLLSLREKMVAFKATLITNVNELKLLDKELYRITQKHQKQSIKGINQDIKKIEKDLETLILEDEKLNSLYNTITSVPGVGKVTALSLICFTKEFTTFQSPRQLACYCGVVPFEYTSGKSIRAKPKVHFMANKKLKKQLHMCALSCVMHNPEMKIYYQRKVAEGKSKMLVLNNVRNKLVHIICACVRENRHYQIREVA, encoded by the coding sequence ATGAACAAATTTAATCATTTTATTGGAATTGATATTTCCAAAGAGTATTTCGATGCTACTTTATTGGTCGAAAGTAACATTCAAAAACACAATCAATTTGCTAATTCTGTTAAAGGTGTTAAGGGTTTTCTAAAATGGCTTAAACAAGAAAATGCCTCTATTGAAAATACATTGATATGTATGGAACACACAGGGATGTATAGTAAAGTATTGTCTAGTGTTCTTCTTGCTAAGAATTGTAACACTTGGATAGAAATGTCTTTAAAAATCATTCGAAGCAGTGGTCTTCAAAGAGGTAAAAATGATAAGATTGATTCAGAACGAATTGCACTTTACGCTTTTAAAAATCAAGACGAAGTAACCCTTTTTAAAGCACCTAAAAAGTCTTTAGAAAAAATACGAGTATTGTTGTCTTTACGTGAAAAAATGGTAGCGTTTAAAGCTACTTTGATTACAAATGTAAATGAACTAAAGTTATTGGATAAAGAGCTTTATAGGATAACTCAAAAACATCAAAAGCAAAGTATCAAAGGAATTAATCAGGACATTAAAAAGATTGAAAAAGATTTAGAAACTCTTATTTTAGAAGATGAAAAATTAAATTCTTTGTACAATACTATCACTTCTGTTCCTGGTGTTGGAAAGGTTACTGCTTTATCATTAATTTGTTTTACAAAAGAATTTACAACTTTTCAATCCCCAAGACAATTAGCTTGTTATTGTGGAGTTGTTCCTTTTGAATATACCTCTGGAAAAAGTATAAGAGCTAAGCCGAAGGTGCATTTTATGGCTAATAAGAAATTAAAAAAACAATTGCATATGTGTGCTTTGTCTTGTGTAATGCATAATCCAGAAATGAAAATTTATTACCAACGTAAAGTAGCAGAAGGTAAAAGCAAAATGCTTGTCTTAAATAACGTAAGAAACAAACTTGTACACATTATATGTGCTTGTGTTAGAGAAAACAGACATTACCAAATAAGAGAAGTAGCATAA
- a CDS encoding toxin-antitoxin system YwqK family antitoxin has product MKNLILFILLLIFISCKKNKVIERINPENNEREIYNYIIKEGDTVLQGKSYTYNQDGALVLKCSYKNNKLDGNLYRFFDSGKLKEIQNLRNGMNDGIAVSYFKNGKINTLLTYSRDTLCGDGFYNYENGNLRKYMLYDSLGKVPFIIRLDSLGRIKSYEGKPVNCFLDSDKIKFGEKFKMDCMLANIPNTIRKVEFIYSDFHKGKIKIKKSGVNYLLLEETKYKKGKNLLYVIVTYKFNKKYYNQILKDTAFIDYYVN; this is encoded by the coding sequence ATGAAAAATTTAATTCTTTTTATTCTTCTATTAATTTTTATCTCTTGTAAAAAGAATAAAGTGATTGAAAGAATAAACCCTGAAAACAATGAAAGAGAAATATATAATTATATTATAAAAGAAGGAGACACTGTATTACAGGGAAAATCTTATACATACAATCAAGATGGAGCGCTTGTATTAAAGTGCAGTTATAAAAACAACAAACTCGACGGTAATTTATATAGATTTTTTGATAGTGGTAAATTAAAAGAAATCCAAAATCTCAGAAATGGAATGAATGATGGGATTGCTGTATCATATTTTAAAAATGGAAAAATAAATACTTTATTGACATATAGTCGAGATACTTTGTGTGGGGATGGTTTCTATAATTATGAAAACGGGAACTTAAGGAAATATATGTTATATGATAGTCTTGGAAAAGTACCATTTATAATTCGTTTAGATTCTTTAGGTAGGATAAAAAGTTATGAAGGAAAACCTGTGAACTGTTTTTTAGATTCAGACAAAATTAAATTTGGAGAAAAATTTAAAATGGATTGTATGTTGGCGAATATCCCAAATACAATAAGAAAAGTTGAATTTATCTATTCAGATTTTCATAAAGGAAAAATAAAGATTAAAAAATCAGGAGTAAATTATTTATTACTAGAAGAGACAAAATATAAAAAAGGAAAAAATCTTTTATATGTTATAGTAACTTATAAATTTAATAAAAAGTATTATAATCAAATTTTAAAAGATACTGCTTTTATAGATTATTATGTAAATTAA
- a CDS encoding IS4 family transposase: MQVSEVLNYIPKEELERLSLKYKVDYQVKKLNGQTMFQLLLFSMLNVKNNSLRVMEEFYHSLAFKSIANNSFDGVKYNSIRDRLVTINPCYFEAIFKSCLKQFQNKYLNKKHNIIAFDSTLVSISSKLFEEGMQINKQGDKRFVKFSMAFSNVPIHSKIFTEQAFVSEDFALKDLINECPLSPENILVFDRGLQARSAFESFNNQNFIFVTRLNNYTRFDIVEEFKIVQNETERLYIERDLKVILFDKRNKKTTSFLRLIIAREKESNEIFYFLSNSNDLTSKEIVDIYKKRWEIEVFFKFIKQNLNFSHLISRNLNGIKVVMYMILIMAILLTVYKKLNNLKGYKIPKLKFANELEVLIIKDIVEKCGGNPNQVEDIFKPK, from the coding sequence ATGCAAGTTTCGGAAGTGTTAAATTATATTCCAAAAGAGGAATTAGAAAGATTATCATTAAAGTACAAGGTTGATTACCAAGTTAAAAAGCTCAATGGGCAAACGATGTTTCAACTTTTACTTTTTTCAATGCTAAATGTAAAAAATAATAGCCTGAGGGTTATGGAGGAATTTTATCATTCATTAGCATTTAAAAGTATTGCAAACAATAGTTTTGACGGAGTAAAATACAATTCGATAAGAGACCGATTAGTTACTATAAATCCGTGTTATTTCGAAGCAATTTTCAAAAGTTGCTTGAAACAATTTCAAAATAAATATCTTAATAAAAAGCACAACATCATTGCTTTCGACTCTACTTTAGTCAGTATTTCTTCTAAATTATTTGAAGAAGGAATGCAGATTAACAAACAAGGAGATAAAAGATTTGTGAAATTTAGTATGGCTTTTTCGAATGTTCCTATACACTCAAAGATATTTACAGAACAAGCTTTCGTTTCTGAAGATTTTGCTTTAAAAGATTTGATAAATGAATGTCCCCTAAGTCCAGAAAATATATTGGTCTTTGACCGCGGACTTCAGGCAAGAAGTGCATTTGAAAGTTTTAATAACCAGAATTTTATTTTTGTTACTCGTCTTAATAATTATACTCGATTTGATATAGTTGAGGAATTTAAAATAGTTCAAAACGAAACAGAAAGATTATATATTGAAAGAGATTTGAAGGTCATATTGTTTGATAAACGAAATAAAAAAACAACTTCATTTTTAAGGTTAATCATTGCAAGAGAAAAGGAAAGTAATGAAATATTCTATTTTTTAAGTAATAGTAATGACCTGACTTCTAAAGAGATTGTCGATATTTACAAAAAGCGATGGGAGATTGAAGTGTTTTTTAAATTTATAAAACAAAACTTAAACTTTAGTCATTTGATTTCTAGGAATCTAAACGGAATAAAGGTTGTTATGTATATGATTTTGATAATGGCGATCCTTTTGACAGTTTATAAAAAACTAAACAATCTAAAAGGGTACAAAATACCAAAACTAAAATTTGCTAACGAGTTAGAAGTATTAATCATCAAAGATATTGTGGAAAAATGCGGTGGAAACCCAAATCAAGTTGAGGATATTTTCAAACCAAAATAG
- a CDS encoding acetyl-CoA C-acyltransferase → MKKVVIVSAARTPIGSFMGALSSVTAPQLGAVAIKGALNKINLDPALVNEVYMGNVVQAGVGQAPARQAALFAGLTNDVACTTVNKVCASGMKAVMMGAQAIMCGDADIIVAGGMENMSLIPHYVHMRNGVKFGSTTFIDGMQKDGLTDAYDNNAMGVCADLCATEHNITREEQDNFAIQSYKRSAAAWDAGKFDNEIVPVTIPQRKGDPIVVSKDEEYANVKLDKIPALNPVFTKEGTVTAANASTINDGAAALVLMSEEKANELGLKPLAYIKGYADAAQEPKWFTTAPAKALPLALNKAGITLDQVDFFEFNEAFSVVGLANAKILGLDNEKVNVNGGAVSLGHPLGCSGARIIVTLLNVLEQNNAKIGAAAICNGGGGASAIVIEKI, encoded by the coding sequence ATGAAAAAAGTAGTTATAGTATCAGCTGCCCGTACACCAATAGGAAGTTTTATGGGAGCTTTATCTTCTGTTACAGCTCCACAATTAGGTGCTGTTGCTATTAAAGGTGCTTTAAATAAGATAAATTTAGATCCAGCCTTAGTTAATGAGGTTTATATGGGAAATGTAGTACAAGCAGGTGTTGGACAAGCTCCAGCTAGGCAGGCCGCATTATTTGCAGGTCTTACTAATGATGTTGCTTGTACTACTGTAAATAAAGTATGTGCATCAGGTATGAAAGCTGTAATGATGGGAGCTCAGGCTATTATGTGTGGAGATGCAGATATTATTGTGGCAGGAGGTATGGAAAATATGTCCTTAATTCCACATTACGTACATATGCGCAATGGTGTAAAGTTTGGTTCTACTACATTTATAGATGGAATGCAAAAAGATGGACTAACAGATGCTTATGATAATAATGCTATGGGAGTATGTGCAGATTTATGCGCAACAGAACATAATATTACTCGTGAAGAACAAGATAATTTTGCAATCCAATCATATAAGAGATCAGCAGCTGCTTGGGATGCGGGAAAATTTGATAACGAAATTGTTCCAGTTACAATTCCTCAAAGAAAAGGAGATCCTATAGTAGTTTCAAAAGACGAAGAATATGCGAATGTTAAATTAGATAAAATTCCAGCTTTAAATCCCGTTTTTACAAAAGAAGGTACAGTTACCGCTGCAAATGCTTCGACTATTAATGATGGAGCTGCTGCTTTAGTTTTAATGAGTGAAGAAAAAGCAAATGAATTAGGTTTAAAACCATTGGCTTATATTAAAGGATATGCCGATGCAGCACAAGAACCAAAATGGTTTACTACTGCTCCAGCTAAAGCATTACCATTAGCTCTAAATAAAGCAGGTATCACTTTAGATCAAGTGGACTTTTTTGAATTTAATGAAGCTTTTTCCGTTGTAGGTTTAGCAAATGCTAAAATATTAGGTTTAGATAATGAAAAGGTTAATGTAAATGGTGGAGCTGTTTCATTAGGACATCCTCTAGGATGTTCTGGAGCTAGAATTATTGTTACTTTATTAAATGTATTAGAGCAAAATAATGCAAAAATAGGAGCAGCAGCTATTTGTAATGGCGGTGGTGGTGCTTCTGCTATTGTAATAGAGAAAATCTAA